In Phyllopteryx taeniolatus isolate TA_2022b chromosome 13, UOR_Ptae_1.2, whole genome shotgun sequence, the following are encoded in one genomic region:
- the entpd5a gene encoding ectonucleoside triphosphate diphosphohydrolase 5 produces the protein MAAPSRLLSLLLGLLAGSLAAEATYYRPHRYFPHFIRFRQPPSNMENHLPEVVNAAPGAPRYPVVPQVLRPPPEDIQSLPEAYHAEPKVVVSRVFYGVMFDAGSTGTRIHIYKFIQKDPVELPVLDNEMYHAVKPGLSAYKDNPEEGGNTVRQLLKIAKKTVPEEEWERTPVVLKATAGLRLLPEDKAVHLLNEVRHAFRESPFYVPRNSVTIMNGTNEGVLAWVTVNFLTGHLYSNTRRTVGILDLGGGSTQITFLPKSKKTVQSAPHSYIARFNLFNNTYQLYTHSYLGNGLYAARLATLGALGADGLDWKVFTSSCLPKKFREDVTFGGTTYKVSGVPDGYAGYKLCYYEVMRVIKGIVHQPYEVKGSSVFYAFSYYFDRAVESGLIDGSRGGAIEVKDFKKRAKEVCNKMTKYRAVSPFLCMDMTYITCLLKEGFGFKDNTVLQLAKKVNNVETSWALGATFDYFKNLNIH, from the exons ATGGCCGCGCCGAGCCGTCTCCTCTCGCTCTTGCTGGGGCTCCTGGCGGGGAGCCTCGCAGCCGAGGCGACCTACTACCGGCCCCACCGCTACTTCCCGCACTTCATCCGCTTCCGCCAGCCTCCCTCCAACATGGAAAACCACCTCCCGGAGGTCGTGAACGCGGCACCCGGCGCGCCGAGGTACCCCGTCGTCCCCCAGGTCCTCCGCCCTCCACCCGAAGACATCCAGAGCTTACCGGAGGCTTACCACGCGGAGCCCAAAGTCGTCGTGAGCCGGGTCTTCTACGGCGTCATGTTCGACGCGGGCAGCACCGGCACCAGGATCCACATCTATAAATTCATTCAGAAAGACCCAG TTGAGCTGCCAGTTCTGGACAATGAAATGTACCATGCAGTGAAACCTGGACTTTCCGCTTATAAAGACAACCCTGAGGAG GGTGGCAACACGGTGCGTCAGTTGCTGAAGATAGCCAAGAAGACTGTGCCAGAGGAGGAGTGGGAAAGGACCCCGGTGGTCCTGAAGGCCACGGCGGGCCTGCGCCTGCTGCCCGAGGACAAAGCCGTCCATCTTTTGAACGAG GTGCGACACGCTTTTCGAGAGTCTCCCTTCTATGTGCCACGCAACAGCGTCACCATTATGAATGGAACAAATGAAG GAGTCCTGGCCTGGGTCACAGTGAACTTCCTCACAG GCCACTTGTATTCGAACACGAGGAGGACCGTGGGCATCCTGGACTTGGGAGGAGGCTCTACACAGATCACCTTCCTTCCAAAGTCAAAG AAAACAGTTCAATCTGCTCCCCATAGTTACATCGCCAGATTCAACTTGTTCAACAATACGTATCAGCTCTACACACACAG CTACCTTGGAAATGGACTGTACGCGGCTCGATTGGCAACTCTCGGAGCACTGGGAGCTGATG gtcTCGATTGGAAAGTCTTCACGAGTTCCTGCCTACCAAAGAAATTCCGAGAAGATGTGACTTTTGGTGGAACCACTTACAAAGTCAGCGGAGTTCCAGATG GCTATGCAGGCTACAAGCTGTGCTACTACGAGGTGATGAGGGTGATCAAGGGAATCGTGCACCAGCCTTATGAGGTGAAAGGCAGCAGCGTGTTCTATGCTTTCTCCTACTACTTCGACAGAGCTGTGGAGTCTGGCCTCATTG ATGGCAGCCGAGGTGGCGCAATCGAAGTCAAGGACTTTAAGAAGCGAGCCAAAGAGG TGTGCAACAAAATGACCAAATACCGTGCCGTCAGCCCCTTCCTGTGCATGGACATGACGTACATCACCTGCTTGCTGAAGGAGGGCTTTGGCTTCAAGGACAACACAGT